Proteins from a genomic interval of Rhodothermus marinus:
- a CDS encoding ATP-binding protein — translation MVARHIPRWSRRYWQVGLLLLGLLLGTGVFRVLRLAWLERHVESARQAQLDRMAARIEADLMARQQRLLAEARRLAQHETVRHALQALRRQEGEACPEALVALLARQSLPERWGIEIYDVVPRRLAWAGVTLPVGTIPNTEAFLRQVQVELVDDPPWRLALSLWHPVVDAEGHALGAVRVLELLRWQMPVDNLYLDTYNQLRLWERELGVTVQLLLPGQTTSADGQAAYTLRALNGQLGTLLLGIPSPGQVLRDAARRMDHLLALWATALLIWALIGMIRWMWAARSSPQRLLRHAALVGLAWWGARYLLLVLDVPNRWQRGRTPLAPLFDPAHLASAFGGGLMRSIGDLLLTALFALGFALGIWRVVAECRRNTSDTTPGHPLRAVGVRLVAALLMLGPVVLLGLVVRHSVLDSTLDYLARTGLFPPRLVLLVWAGLLVLLLALLVLLAALGRATGWFGGTGPEAWHARLGLALGSALAVLGIAYGLMPLDRMVPWPVALVLVGAGLAASCWKVRWPRTGSWLTLRALLPVPFVLSLLLYPMLQAALDAQRRLQMERALDQFGQGQDPRLVFAIEQALQELATDSLLSVLLTTDPDSVRLDSLADALLRGSLLSSLTGTYEVNLTFFDRARRPVGRYEGSPIASGSEALAQDAAEFAMLWQAFRRSEGRLPFIRQLSGRREPGRLQYAGFTMVRRDDGRVAGWVMVRAEPISPLYGAETPFPRVLVPAGVTGMLHEGLSLAEFREGVLVRSQGQAFVRYRLDPTVTRRLRQQPVLWRYETENAHTYLTCYRRVDDAAQVVHAARLPALSLFDHLYYLLRLTLTGLLLMLVVYAGGLIYRWRRGWLPLLEARFQDRVLNALVGVGFVAVVVVGVVGVRVLEAESQRAVQAWLRQYLDRVERTLSQAARPGELPYQVLDRVPLDSIARRTGLDLQLYRGGQLIATTRPRLVRERLIEPLMPVAAYEALYCRAQRSAFVPERLGTFAYWTGYRALLDEAGRPRYVVAVPALPEQERLEEERARTVAYLFGALLVLMFLVLLTAWLVARALVRPLARLREGLQAVARGELDRPLPVESRDELGALARTFNWMLRQLAESREQLARQERELAWREMARQVAHEIKNPLTPMKLSVQHLRRAFARRDDPGRFAELFERVTTTLIEQIDTLSHIAADFSTLARMPTRRLERVDLNEVIREAARLMEAEAGRPIELALHPEPLVVQADREELRRVYINLIKNALQALVPERPGRVRVTTRLEVDEGGRRWAYSTVEDNGRGIPEALRPKIFEPNFSTKTGGSGLGLAIVRQCVLDLQGAIGFESEEGVGTTFWLRLPLASDEQPPEAPENQTTG, via the coding sequence ATGGTTGCCCGGCACATTCCCCGATGGTCCCGTCGCTACTGGCAGGTTGGCCTGCTGCTGCTGGGACTCCTGCTGGGCACCGGGGTGTTTCGCGTGCTGCGGCTGGCCTGGCTCGAACGCCATGTGGAGTCGGCGCGGCAGGCGCAACTGGACCGCATGGCCGCCCGCATCGAGGCCGATCTGATGGCCCGGCAACAGCGCCTGCTGGCCGAGGCCCGGCGGCTGGCGCAGCACGAGACGGTTCGGCATGCCTTGCAGGCGCTCCGTCGGCAGGAGGGCGAGGCATGTCCCGAAGCGCTGGTGGCACTGCTGGCCCGCCAATCGTTACCTGAACGGTGGGGCATTGAGATCTACGATGTGGTGCCCCGGCGCCTGGCCTGGGCCGGTGTGACCCTGCCGGTCGGGACCATCCCCAACACGGAGGCCTTTCTGCGGCAGGTGCAGGTGGAACTGGTGGACGATCCACCCTGGCGGCTGGCACTCAGCCTCTGGCATCCGGTGGTCGACGCGGAGGGACATGCCCTTGGAGCTGTTCGGGTGCTGGAACTGCTTCGCTGGCAGATGCCCGTCGATAATCTCTATCTCGACACGTACAATCAGCTCCGTCTGTGGGAGCGCGAGCTGGGCGTTACGGTGCAGCTCCTGTTGCCGGGACAGACGACGTCCGCCGACGGACAGGCCGCATACACGCTACGGGCGCTGAACGGACAACTGGGCACGCTGCTGCTGGGTATCCCCTCGCCTGGCCAGGTGCTCCGGGATGCGGCGCGACGCATGGATCATCTCCTGGCGCTGTGGGCCACGGCGCTGCTCATCTGGGCGTTGATCGGGATGATCCGGTGGATGTGGGCCGCGCGTAGTAGTCCGCAACGCTTGCTGAGACACGCCGCACTGGTAGGACTGGCCTGGTGGGGCGCGCGCTACCTGCTCCTGGTGCTGGACGTACCCAACCGCTGGCAGCGCGGACGCACGCCGCTGGCGCCGCTTTTCGATCCGGCTCATCTGGCCTCGGCCTTCGGCGGGGGATTGATGCGCTCCATCGGCGACCTGCTCCTGACGGCACTCTTTGCACTGGGGTTCGCGCTGGGGATATGGCGGGTAGTGGCCGAATGCCGGCGTAACACGTCCGACACAACTCCCGGCCACCCGCTACGCGCGGTGGGCGTTCGGCTGGTGGCCGCCCTGCTCATGCTGGGGCCGGTGGTGCTGCTGGGGCTGGTGGTGCGGCACAGCGTGCTCGACAGTACGCTCGACTATCTGGCCCGAACTGGCCTGTTTCCGCCCCGGCTCGTGCTGCTGGTCTGGGCCGGGCTGCTGGTACTGTTGCTGGCGCTGCTGGTGTTGCTGGCGGCGCTGGGTCGGGCGACAGGGTGGTTCGGTGGCACTGGCCCTGAAGCGTGGCATGCCCGGCTGGGATTGGCCCTCGGGTCGGCACTTGCCGTCTTGGGCATTGCTTACGGGTTGATGCCGCTCGATCGGATGGTGCCGTGGCCGGTCGCGCTGGTACTGGTGGGGGCCGGACTGGCCGCTTCGTGCTGGAAAGTGCGGTGGCCGCGGACCGGAAGCTGGCTGACGCTCCGTGCGCTGCTACCCGTCCCCTTTGTGCTCAGCCTGCTGCTGTATCCGATGCTGCAGGCAGCGCTGGATGCGCAGCGTCGCCTGCAAATGGAACGGGCCCTGGACCAGTTCGGGCAGGGACAGGACCCCCGGCTCGTCTTTGCCATCGAGCAGGCGCTGCAGGAGCTGGCGACCGACAGCCTGCTGAGTGTGTTGCTGACCACCGATCCGGATTCGGTTCGGCTCGACTCGCTGGCCGACGCGTTGCTGCGCGGCTCGCTGCTCTCGTCGCTGACAGGGACCTACGAGGTGAACCTGACCTTTTTCGATCGGGCCCGCCGGCCGGTCGGCCGCTATGAAGGGAGTCCGATCGCTTCTGGGTCGGAGGCACTGGCACAGGATGCCGCCGAGTTTGCGATGCTCTGGCAGGCGTTCCGCCGCTCTGAAGGCCGGTTGCCATTCATCAGGCAACTGAGCGGGCGGCGTGAGCCGGGCCGGCTGCAATATGCCGGCTTCACCATGGTACGCCGCGACGATGGCCGTGTGGCCGGGTGGGTCATGGTCCGGGCCGAGCCGATCAGCCCGCTCTACGGCGCCGAGACCCCGTTTCCACGCGTGCTGGTACCGGCCGGCGTGACCGGGATGCTGCATGAAGGGCTGTCGCTGGCCGAGTTTCGCGAAGGGGTGCTGGTGCGCAGTCAGGGACAGGCCTTCGTCCGCTATCGGCTCGATCCGACGGTAACGCGCCGGCTCCGGCAGCAACCGGTGCTGTGGCGCTACGAGACCGAAAACGCGCATACCTACCTGACCTGCTACCGGCGCGTGGACGATGCGGCCCAGGTCGTACACGCGGCCCGTCTTCCCGCGCTATCGCTTTTCGACCACCTGTACTACCTGCTACGCCTGACGCTGACCGGCCTGCTGCTGATGCTGGTGGTGTATGCGGGCGGGCTGATCTATCGCTGGCGCAGGGGATGGCTTCCGCTTCTCGAAGCCCGCTTTCAGGATCGTGTGCTCAATGCGCTGGTCGGGGTGGGCTTCGTGGCGGTGGTCGTCGTGGGCGTGGTCGGTGTGCGTGTGCTGGAGGCCGAAAGTCAGCGGGCCGTGCAGGCCTGGCTGCGTCAGTACCTGGACCGCGTCGAGCGCACGTTGAGCCAGGCGGCCCGTCCGGGCGAGCTGCCTTACCAGGTGCTGGACCGCGTTCCACTCGATTCGATCGCCCGCCGCACCGGGCTGGACCTGCAGCTCTACCGGGGCGGGCAGCTCATCGCCACCACACGTCCCCGGCTGGTGCGCGAACGGCTGATCGAACCGCTGATGCCCGTTGCTGCCTACGAGGCGCTTTACTGTCGGGCACAGCGGTCGGCCTTTGTGCCCGAGCGCCTGGGGACATTCGCCTACTGGACGGGCTATCGGGCGCTGCTTGACGAGGCAGGGCGGCCGCGCTACGTGGTGGCTGTCCCGGCACTGCCCGAGCAGGAGCGGCTGGAGGAGGAACGGGCGCGCACCGTGGCCTATCTGTTCGGGGCGCTGCTGGTGCTGATGTTTCTGGTGCTACTGACGGCCTGGCTGGTGGCCCGTGCGCTGGTGCGTCCGCTGGCCCGACTCCGTGAGGGACTGCAGGCGGTGGCCCGGGGCGAGCTGGACCGACCGCTTCCTGTCGAGTCGCGCGACGAACTGGGCGCGCTGGCCCGCACCTTCAACTGGATGCTCCGCCAACTGGCAGAAAGCCGCGAGCAACTGGCCCGCCAGGAACGCGAGCTGGCCTGGCGCGAAATGGCCCGACAGGTGGCGCATGAGATCAAAAACCCGCTCACGCCCATGAAATTGTCCGTCCAGCACCTGCGCCGCGCCTTTGCCCGCCGCGACGATCCCGGCCGGTTTGCCGAACTGTTCGAGCGTGTCACCACCACGCTCATCGAACAGATCGACACACTATCGCACATTGCCGCCGACTTTTCGACGCTGGCCCGCATGCCCACGCGCCGACTGGAACGGGTGGATCTGAACGAAGTCATCCGCGAGGCGGCCCGTCTGATGGAAGCCGAAGCCGGTCGGCCCATCGAGCTGGCACTGCACCCGGAGCCGCTCGTCGTGCAGGCCGATCGCGAGGAGCTACGGCGCGTCTATATCAACCTGATCAAAAACGCGCTACAGGCGCTCGTGCCGGAACGGCCGGGGCGGGTGCGGGTTACCACGCGCCTGGAAGTGGATGAGGGCGGGCGCCGCTGGGCCTACAGCACCGTGGAAGACAACGGGCGAGGCATCCCCGAGGCGCTGCGTCCGAAAATTTTTGAGCCAAATTTCTCCACCAAAACCGGCGGCAGCGGATTGGGGCTGGCCATCGTGCGGCAGTGCGTGCTGGACCTGCAGGGTGCCATCGGCTTCGAGTCGGAAGAAGGTGTCGGGACGACGTTCTGGCTGCGGTTGCCGCTGGCTTCGGACGAGCAGCCCCCGGAAGCTCCCGAAAACCAGACAACAGGCTGA
- the trkA gene encoding Trk system potassium transporter TrkA codes for MRVVIIGAGEVGFDVARTLSLEQHDVVVVDTDPTVLEQVAQRLDVLTVQGSGTSIHTLEAAGIREADMLIAVTAIDEVNLIACMIADRLGVPTTVARVRSDVLGRAESVLQASELGIDLLIHPEESTAAEIVRLIRRAGATDVLNFCDGRLQLVGMRLDPGAPVLGRSLRELAAELAPLRFRVMAISRGFRTILPHGDERLQRNDQIFVLARPDEIPVIARAMGKLEAPIQRIMILGGTKVGAQVARQLGDEKNRQIKLIEPDREQAEQLAEELEHVLVLHGDVTDIDLLVSEGLGEMDAFVAVTDDEESNLVTCLMAKHLGVRKTVALLSKTAYVPISQAIGLDAAVSQKLAVSREILRFLRGRHVLSVATVYGLNAEILEIEAKPRAPIVRKPLKALKLPRGVLIGALLRNGQVEIATGDTQIQEGDRAIVFVTPDQLAEVERLFDNR; via the coding sequence ATGCGCGTGGTGATCATCGGCGCCGGTGAGGTCGGGTTCGACGTGGCCCGCACGCTTTCGCTGGAGCAGCACGACGTGGTCGTGGTCGACACCGACCCGACCGTGCTGGAGCAGGTGGCGCAGCGGCTTGACGTGCTGACGGTGCAGGGCAGCGGCACTTCGATCCATACGCTGGAGGCGGCCGGCATCCGCGAGGCCGACATGCTGATTGCCGTGACCGCCATCGACGAGGTCAACCTGATCGCCTGCATGATTGCCGACCGTCTGGGGGTGCCGACCACGGTGGCGCGCGTGCGCTCCGATGTGCTGGGCCGAGCCGAGTCGGTGCTGCAGGCCAGCGAGCTGGGCATCGACCTGCTCATCCATCCCGAAGAAAGCACGGCCGCCGAGATCGTGCGCCTGATCCGCCGGGCCGGGGCCACCGACGTGCTGAACTTCTGCGACGGCCGACTGCAACTGGTGGGCATGCGGCTGGACCCCGGCGCGCCCGTGCTGGGCCGATCGCTCCGCGAACTGGCCGCCGAGCTGGCCCCCCTGCGCTTCCGCGTGATGGCCATCAGCCGGGGCTTTCGCACGATTCTACCGCATGGCGATGAACGGCTGCAGCGCAACGATCAGATCTTCGTGCTGGCCCGCCCCGACGAGATTCCGGTGATCGCCCGTGCGATGGGCAAGCTGGAGGCGCCGATCCAGCGCATCATGATCCTGGGCGGCACCAAGGTGGGCGCTCAGGTGGCCCGACAGCTCGGCGATGAGAAAAATCGCCAGATCAAGTTGATCGAACCCGATCGCGAGCAGGCCGAGCAGCTGGCCGAGGAGCTGGAGCACGTGCTCGTGCTGCACGGCGACGTGACCGACATCGACCTGCTGGTGAGTGAAGGGCTGGGCGAAATGGACGCCTTCGTGGCCGTGACCGACGACGAGGAGTCGAACCTGGTCACCTGCCTGATGGCCAAGCACCTGGGCGTACGGAAAACCGTGGCGCTGCTTTCGAAGACGGCCTACGTGCCCATCAGCCAGGCGATCGGACTGGACGCGGCCGTGAGCCAGAAGCTGGCCGTCTCGCGCGAGATTCTGCGCTTCCTGCGCGGCCGGCATGTGCTCAGCGTGGCGACCGTCTACGGGCTGAACGCCGAGATTCTGGAAATCGAGGCCAAGCCCCGGGCACCCATCGTGCGCAAGCCCCTCAAAGCGCTGAAACTTCCCCGGGGTGTACTGATCGGTGCCCTGCTGCGCAACGGCCAGGTGGAAATTGCCACCGGCGATACGCAAATTCAGGAGGGCGACCGGGCGATCGTGTTCGTGACGCCCGACCAGCTGGCCGAAGTGGAACGGCTGTTCGACAATCGCTGA
- a CDS encoding TrkH family potassium uptake protein — MVLNLRALAATLGALLGFLAVALLLPAGIALLYEEAAWKPFVLAALLAGVVGGGLWILGGRRPHEPGIREGFAIVALAWLVLSLFGALPFVLGDVLSYTDAFFETMSGFTTTGATILGGERTPEIEALPRAYLFWRSLAHWLGGMGIIVLTLAILPILGVGGMQLFKAEVPGPTADKLTPRVRETARRLWLIYVGITALEVLLLLPAMDWFDAVNHAFATMATGGFSTKNGSVGQFGSAYVEWVITVFMLLAGANFALHYRLLHGQWRPVWQDTELRVYLSIVAVATVLITLGIWAPLHAEEDYQTYAELADALRHGAFQAVSIITTTGFGTADYEQWSPLAVGVLFLLFFVGGMAGSTGGGIKVVRHVLLFKNSFRELKQLVHPRAIVPVRLNGRMVSDEILRNVLSFFVLYFGLLGMGTLALSAMEVDLLSAFGAVLSCLGNIGPAFGTMGPAENYAHLPALAKWILALLMMIGRLEIFTVLILLTRTFWRR, encoded by the coding sequence ATGGTGTTGAATCTGCGTGCGCTGGCGGCAACCCTGGGCGCCCTGCTGGGATTCCTGGCCGTTGCGCTATTGCTACCGGCGGGCATTGCGCTGCTCTACGAAGAAGCCGCCTGGAAGCCGTTTGTGCTGGCGGCCCTGCTGGCCGGAGTTGTGGGTGGTGGTCTATGGATACTCGGTGGGCGCCGTCCCCACGAGCCCGGCATTCGCGAGGGGTTCGCCATCGTGGCGCTGGCGTGGCTGGTGCTCTCGCTTTTCGGAGCGCTGCCGTTCGTGCTGGGCGACGTGCTCTCCTACACGGACGCCTTCTTCGAGACGATGAGCGGCTTCACCACGACGGGCGCTACCATCCTGGGCGGAGAGCGCACGCCGGAGATCGAGGCATTGCCTCGCGCCTATCTGTTCTGGCGAAGCCTGGCACACTGGCTGGGCGGCATGGGCATCATCGTGCTCACACTGGCCATTCTACCCATCCTGGGCGTGGGCGGCATGCAGCTCTTCAAGGCGGAGGTACCCGGCCCGACGGCCGATAAGCTGACGCCGCGCGTGCGGGAGACCGCCCGCCGGCTGTGGTTGATCTACGTGGGCATCACGGCGCTGGAGGTACTGCTCCTGCTGCCGGCGATGGACTGGTTCGACGCCGTCAACCACGCCTTCGCCACGATGGCCACGGGCGGCTTTTCCACGAAGAACGGCTCGGTCGGGCAGTTCGGCTCGGCCTACGTGGAGTGGGTCATTACCGTGTTCATGCTGCTGGCCGGCGCCAACTTCGCGCTGCACTATCGGCTGCTGCACGGGCAGTGGAGGCCGGTGTGGCAGGACACCGAGCTGCGCGTCTACCTGTCGATCGTAGCGGTTGCCACCGTACTGATCACGCTGGGCATCTGGGCGCCCCTGCACGCCGAAGAGGACTACCAGACCTATGCGGAACTGGCCGACGCACTGCGGCACGGTGCCTTTCAGGCCGTCTCGATTATCACAACGACAGGTTTCGGCACGGCCGACTACGAGCAATGGTCGCCGCTGGCCGTGGGCGTGTTGTTTCTGCTGTTTTTTGTGGGCGGCATGGCCGGTTCGACGGGCGGCGGCATCAAGGTGGTACGGCACGTTTTGCTCTTCAAAAACTCCTTTCGGGAATTGAAACAACTGGTTCATCCCCGCGCCATCGTGCCTGTACGGCTCAACGGCCGGATGGTCAGCGACGAGATTTTGCGGAATGTGCTTTCGTTTTTTGTGCTGTACTTCGGGCTGCTGGGCATGGGGACGCTGGCGCTGAGCGCCATGGAGGTGGACCTGCTGAGCGCCTTCGGGGCCGTGCTCTCCTGTCTGGGGAATATCGGTCCGGCGTTCGGGACGATGGGTCCGGCCGAGAACTACGCGCATCTGCCGGCGCTGGCCAAGTGGATCCTGGCGCTGCTGATGATGATCGGCCGGTTGGAGATCTTCACCGTGCTCATTCTGCTGACGCGCACCTTCTGGCGGCGTTGA
- the ilvB gene encoding biosynthetic-type acetolactate synthase large subunit — protein MRTDTIPLVRSARPALSAEGEPVAASTEPVTGAEIFVRSLEAEGVEIVFGHPGGAVIHIYDEIARLKPRFQHILVRHEQGGTHMAEGYAKATGRVGTVLVTSGPGATNTVTGIADAYMDSVPIVVFTGQVPTKLIGNDAFQETDTIGITRSITKHSFLVRDVRDLAWTIKAAYHIARTGRPGPVVVDLPKDVLLAKAPFAYPEEVHLRGYRLPGPPDPERIREAAELIAASRRPLLYVGGGTINANAADLLTRLARKARIPVTTTLHGLGAFPEDDPLALGMLGMHGTWYANQAVQHADLIIAVGARFDDRVTGRVDSWAPYAKVIHIDIDPSCISKNVPVDCAIVGDVREVLEQLLPLVEPKDTKEWLAKIEYWRAECPLTYEKGDGKLRAQYVIERIRAKTGGHAVVVSDVGQHQMWTAQYFRFLHPRTHITSGGLGTMGFALPAAIGAAFGLRGRSDWPVVCISGDGGFVMNAQELGVAAAHRLPIKVAIINNNFLGMVRQWQELFHENRFSHTDLSDTNPDFVKLAEAFHCVGLRATRPEEVDAVLDEAWKVNDRPVVIDFRVVKEELVFPMVPAGASTSEMITKRLTPNAFV, from the coding sequence ATGCGTACCGACACGATCCCGCTGGTCCGATCTGCCCGTCCGGCCCTGAGCGCCGAAGGCGAGCCTGTGGCCGCATCCACCGAACCCGTGACCGGCGCCGAAATCTTCGTACGGTCGCTGGAGGCCGAGGGCGTCGAGATCGTCTTCGGGCATCCCGGCGGCGCCGTCATCCACATCTACGACGAAATCGCCCGTCTCAAGCCGCGCTTTCAGCACATCCTTGTACGCCATGAGCAGGGCGGCACGCACATGGCCGAAGGCTATGCCAAGGCCACGGGGCGTGTGGGTACGGTACTGGTCACCAGCGGACCCGGGGCCACCAACACGGTCACGGGCATTGCTGACGCCTACATGGACTCGGTGCCCATCGTGGTCTTCACCGGTCAGGTGCCCACCAAACTGATCGGAAACGACGCCTTCCAGGAAACCGACACGATCGGGATCACGCGCTCGATCACGAAGCACAGCTTCCTGGTGCGCGACGTGCGCGATCTGGCCTGGACGATCAAGGCCGCCTATCACATTGCGCGCACGGGGCGTCCGGGGCCTGTGGTGGTGGACCTGCCCAAAGACGTGTTGCTGGCAAAGGCACCTTTTGCCTATCCGGAGGAGGTTCACCTGCGGGGCTACAGGCTGCCGGGGCCGCCGGATCCGGAACGCATCCGGGAAGCGGCGGAGCTGATCGCCGCGTCGCGGCGACCGCTGCTCTACGTGGGGGGCGGCACGATCAACGCCAATGCGGCCGATTTGCTGACCAGGCTGGCCCGCAAGGCCCGCATCCCGGTCACTACGACCCTGCACGGGCTGGGCGCCTTCCCTGAAGACGATCCGCTCGCGCTGGGCATGCTGGGCATGCACGGCACCTGGTACGCCAACCAGGCCGTACAGCACGCCGACCTGATCATCGCCGTGGGCGCGCGCTTCGACGACCGGGTGACCGGCCGCGTCGATTCCTGGGCGCCCTATGCGAAGGTGATCCACATCGACATCGACCCGTCCTGCATCTCGAAGAACGTCCCGGTCGACTGCGCTATCGTGGGCGACGTGCGCGAGGTGCTGGAGCAGTTGCTCCCGCTGGTGGAGCCCAAAGACACGAAAGAATGGCTGGCCAAGATCGAGTACTGGCGCGCCGAGTGCCCGCTCACCTATGAAAAAGGCGATGGCAAGCTGCGGGCGCAATACGTCATCGAACGCATCCGCGCCAAGACGGGCGGCCACGCCGTAGTGGTCTCCGACGTGGGGCAGCATCAGATGTGGACGGCCCAGTACTTCCGCTTCCTGCACCCGCGTACGCACATCACTTCGGGCGGACTGGGCACGATGGGCTTTGCCCTGCCGGCCGCCATCGGCGCTGCCTTCGGGCTGCGCGGGCGGAGCGACTGGCCGGTGGTCTGCATCAGCGGCGACGGCGGGTTCGTGATGAACGCCCAGGAGCTGGGCGTGGCCGCGGCGCATCGCCTGCCCATCAAAGTGGCCATCATCAACAACAATTTCCTGGGCATGGTCCGGCAGTGGCAGGAGCTGTTCCACGAAAACCGTTTCAGCCACACGGACCTGTCCGACACGAACCCGGACTTCGTCAAGCTGGCCGAGGCATTCCACTGCGTGGGCCTGCGGGCTACCCGGCCCGAGGAGGTCGACGCCGTGCTGGACGAGGCCTGGAAGGTGAACGACCGGCCCGTCGTGATCGACTTTCGGGTGGTGAAGGAAGAGCTGGTCTTCCCGATGGTGCCGGCCGGCGCTTCGACCAGCGAAATGATTACCAAGCGTCTCACCCCTAACGCTTTTGTCTGA
- the ilvN gene encoding acetolactate synthase small subunit translates to MQTEMDMPTLTPQQILRKRKAGEPLLPGEPEQVHRHTIAVLLENTIGALIRVVNLFSARGFNLESVTVGETDDPTISRMTIVTTGNDRIIGQVLRQLDRLIDTLHVEDLTGSSFVERELCLLKVRYTNETRAAIMDTAEIFRGKVVDITPDTMTFELTGPTSKIEAFIKLMKPHGILEVARSGRVAMRRSSGSWLTHEDPTLNLSPER, encoded by the coding sequence ATGCAAACGGAAATGGACATGCCGACCCTGACGCCCCAGCAGATCCTGCGCAAACGCAAGGCGGGCGAACCGCTCCTGCCGGGCGAGCCGGAACAGGTGCACCGGCACACGATCGCCGTGCTGCTCGAAAACACGATCGGGGCGTTGATCCGGGTGGTCAACCTGTTTTCCGCCCGCGGTTTCAACCTGGAGAGCGTCACCGTCGGCGAGACGGACGATCCGACCATCTCCCGCATGACGATCGTCACCACGGGCAACGACCGGATCATCGGGCAGGTGCTGCGCCAGCTCGACCGGTTGATCGACACGCTGCACGTGGAAGACCTGACCGGAAGCTCGTTCGTCGAGCGCGAGCTGTGCCTGCTCAAGGTGCGCTACACGAACGAGACCCGGGCGGCCATCATGGACACGGCCGAGATCTTCCGCGGCAAAGTGGTGGACATCACGCCCGACACGATGACCTTCGAGCTGACCGGTCCGACTTCGAAAATCGAGGCCTTCATCAAGCTGATGAAGCCGCACGGTATTCTGGAGGTGGCCCGTAGCGGCCGTGTGGCCATGCGCCGCTCCTCCGGAAGCTGGCTCACGCACGAAGACCCCACGCTGAATCTGTCCCCCGAACGCTAA
- the ilvC gene encoding ketol-acid reductoisomerase, with amino-acid sequence MNVIYDADLSLIQSKKVAVIGFGSQGHAHALNLRDSGVDVVVGLRPGSSSAAQASAQGLTVRSIAEAADWADVIMILIPDQHQKRVYEADIAPHLKAGKALAFAHGFNIHYGQIKPPADVDVFMVAPKSPGHLVRRTFQEGNGVPCLVAVAQNATGQARELALSYAAAIGGTRAGVIETTFKDETETDLFGEQAVLCGGSAELIKAGFETLVEAGYPPELAYFECLHELKLIVDLYYEGGISYMYYSVSDTAEYGGYTRGPRVIGPQVKEEMKKILQEIQSGQFAREWIAEYESGEKKLRETRAKTRQHPIEVIGRKLRQMMSWLKAKEVPEETTAA; translated from the coding sequence ATGAACGTCATCTATGACGCGGATCTGTCGCTAATTCAGAGCAAAAAAGTTGCTGTCATCGGCTTCGGCAGTCAGGGGCATGCCCACGCCCTGAACCTGCGCGATAGCGGTGTGGACGTGGTGGTCGGGTTGCGGCCCGGCTCCTCCTCGGCCGCGCAGGCATCGGCCCAGGGGCTGACCGTCCGGTCGATCGCCGAGGCGGCCGACTGGGCCGACGTGATCATGATCCTGATTCCGGATCAGCATCAGAAGCGGGTTTACGAAGCCGACATCGCCCCGCACCTGAAGGCCGGCAAGGCGCTGGCCTTTGCGCACGGCTTCAACATCCATTACGGCCAGATCAAGCCGCCGGCCGACGTCGACGTGTTCATGGTGGCGCCCAAGTCGCCGGGGCATCTGGTGCGTCGCACCTTCCAGGAAGGCAACGGCGTGCCCTGTCTGGTGGCCGTCGCTCAGAACGCGACGGGACAGGCCCGCGAACTGGCGCTCAGCTATGCGGCGGCCATCGGCGGCACGCGCGCCGGGGTGATCGAAACGACCTTCAAGGACGAAACAGAGACCGACCTGTTCGGTGAACAGGCGGTGCTCTGCGGCGGCTCGGCCGAGCTGATCAAGGCCGGCTTCGAGACGCTCGTCGAGGCCGGTTACCCGCCGGAACTGGCCTATTTCGAGTGCCTGCACGAACTGAAGCTGATCGTCGACCTCTATTACGAGGGCGGCATCTCCTACATGTACTACTCGGTCAGCGACACGGCCGAGTACGGCGGCTACACGCGCGGCCCTCGCGTGATCGGGCCTCAGGTGAAGGAGGAAATGAAAAAGATCCTGCAGGAGATTCAGTCCGGCCAGTTCGCGCGGGAGTGGATCGCCGAATACGAATCGGGCGAAAAGAAGCTGCGGGAAACGCGGGCAAAGACGCGCCAGCATCCGATCGAAGTGATCGGCCGCAAGTTGCGCCAGATGATGAGCTGGCTCAAAGCCAAGGAAGTCCCCGAAGAGACGACGGCTGCGTGA